The Sagittula sp. P11 genome window below encodes:
- a CDS encoding transglutaminase family protein, translating to MLTQPTPVIAVLNVHYSRFGDLERADYLVTQPSVPLESYRDGFGNWCTRMIAPAGAFTLTTDGIFRDTGLPDPYAPDAQQHAVEDLPFDTLVYLLGSRYCDTDLLSEQAWALFGQAAPGWSRVQAICDYVHDSITFDYMKADSTRTAAQTLAGGHGVCRDFTHLGIALCRCMNIPARYCTGYLSEIGQPLPHPSDDFAAWMEVYLDGQWWVFDPRNNTRRTGRILVARGRDAADVPLTQIFGPGTLSDFEVWTHEVDDTPGGNVPAP from the coding sequence ATGCTGACGCAACCCACGCCGGTCATTGCGGTGCTCAACGTGCACTATTCCCGCTTCGGAGACCTGGAGCGCGCGGATTACCTCGTGACGCAACCGAGCGTTCCGCTCGAGAGCTACCGCGACGGATTCGGCAACTGGTGCACCCGGATGATCGCCCCGGCGGGCGCGTTCACGCTGACGACCGACGGGATCTTCCGCGACACAGGCTTGCCCGACCCCTACGCGCCCGACGCGCAGCAACACGCCGTCGAGGATCTGCCGTTCGACACGCTCGTCTACCTGCTGGGCAGCCGCTACTGCGACACCGACCTGCTGTCCGAGCAGGCCTGGGCGCTGTTCGGCCAGGCCGCGCCGGGCTGGTCCCGCGTGCAGGCGATCTGCGACTACGTGCACGATAGCATCACCTTCGACTACATGAAGGCCGATTCCACCCGCACCGCTGCGCAGACGCTGGCCGGCGGGCACGGGGTCTGCCGGGATTTCACCCATCTCGGGATTGCCTTGTGTCGCTGCATGAACATCCCGGCGCGCTATTGCACCGGCTACCTGAGCGAGATCGGCCAGCCCCTGCCCCACCCGTCGGACGATTTCGCCGCGTGGATGGAGGTCTATCTCGACGGCCAGTGGTGGGTGTTCGACCCCCGCAACAACACGCGGCGCACCGGGCGCATCCTGGTGGCGCGCGGCCGTGACGCGGCGGACGTGCCGCTCACGCAGATCTTCGGACCGGGCACGCTGTCGGACTTCGAGGTCTGGACGCATGAGGTCGACGACACGCCCGGAGGCAATGTGCCCGCCCCCTGA